A genomic window from Cytobacillus suaedae includes:
- a CDS encoding transcription repressor NadR has product MKDDKKILGENRRELILKWLKNSKEPITGSELSTKTNVSRQVIVQDISLLKARNEPILATSNGYFYLQNEQAKESFSRVVVCQHLPSQTQEELTLIVDHGVTVKDVKIEHPVYGDLTASIMVSNRQEVSNFMSKINETNATFLSELTDGTHLHTLEASSIEKLDAACQSLKKANILIE; this is encoded by the coding sequence GTGAAGGACGATAAAAAGATTCTTGGAGAAAATAGACGAGAGCTGATATTAAAGTGGTTAAAGAACTCTAAAGAACCTATTACAGGAAGTGAATTATCTACAAAAACGAATGTAAGCCGGCAAGTTATTGTACAAGATATATCTTTACTTAAAGCAAGGAACGAACCCATTTTAGCAACAAGTAATGGTTACTTCTATTTACAAAATGAGCAGGCGAAGGAAAGCTTTAGCCGTGTCGTAGTGTGTCAGCATTTACCAAGCCAAACTCAGGAAGAATTAACTCTAATTGTGGACCATGGTGTGACCGTTAAAGATGTAAAAATAGAACATCCTGTCTATGGTGATCTGACAGCCTCAATAATGGTAAGTAATCGGCAGGAAGTAAGCAACTTTATGAGTAAAATAAATGAAACAAACGCGACATTTTTATCAGAACTTACTGATGGTACTCATCTTCATACATTAGAAGCTTCTTCAATAGAGAAATTGGATGCTGCGTGTCAATCTCTTAAGAAAGCAAATATCCTGATTGAATAG
- the pheA gene encoding prephenate dehydratase has protein sequence MRKIAFLGPKATFTDSAVKLLFPNEVGIAYQTIPECMDAIQAGEAEVAVVPLENTIEGSVNLTLDYLIHEKPARIVAELTVPIRQQLMVHPANTMRWNDVNHIYSHSHAIAQCHKFLHGQFNQANYEYMTSTAAAAKYVSEHPEENIAAIANVLAAKEYGLTIVRNDIHDYQNNHTRFVVLHKENHPISPSNLTPVGQKTTLMITLPSDQAGALHQVLSAFAWRKLNLSKIESRPMKTGLGNYFFIIDIDAILDDILVPGAIAELEALGCSVTILGSYPFFHAD, from the coding sequence ATGAGAAAGATTGCCTTTTTAGGGCCAAAAGCTACATTTACAGATAGTGCGGTTAAGCTATTGTTCCCTAACGAAGTCGGTATAGCCTATCAAACGATACCAGAGTGCATGGATGCTATACAGGCAGGAGAAGCTGAAGTTGCTGTAGTCCCTTTAGAAAATACCATTGAGGGTTCCGTTAATTTAACGCTAGATTACTTAATTCATGAAAAGCCTGCACGAATTGTTGCGGAGCTAACTGTGCCAATTAGACAGCAGTTAATGGTTCATCCAGCAAATACAATGCGCTGGAATGACGTAAACCATATTTACTCACATTCCCATGCGATAGCACAGTGTCACAAATTTTTGCATGGACAGTTTAATCAAGCAAACTATGAGTATATGACTTCAACGGCAGCAGCTGCCAAATATGTTTCTGAACACCCTGAAGAGAATATAGCAGCGATTGCAAATGTATTAGCTGCTAAGGAGTACGGTCTGACAATCGTAAGAAATGACATTCATGATTACCAGAACAACCATACTCGTTTTGTTGTACTTCATAAGGAGAACCACCCGATATCTCCTAGTAATCTTACACCAGTAGGTCAGAAGACGACCTTAATGATTACCTTACCTTCGGACCAAGCAGGAGCTCTTCATCAAGTGTTATCCGCATTTGCATGGAGAAAATTAAATCTCTCTAAAATTGAATCACGACCAATGAAAACAGGATTAGGAAATTACTTTTTTATCATTGATATAGATGCTATTTTGGATGATATATTAGTTCCAGGAGCTATCGCTGAACTTGAAGCGCTTGGTTGCTCTGTAACTATTTTAGGTTCGTACCCTTTCTTTCATGCAGACTAA
- a CDS encoding ACT domain-containing protein, with amino-acid sequence MNNKQKKLDEKFYLVREDVLPEAIKKTLEAKELLDRGKANSVADAVQIVDLSRSAYYKYRDTVFPFHTVVKERIITLFFHLEDRSGTLSQLLGVVASAGCNVLTIHQTIPLRGKANVTLSLNTAGMTEDITDLLSNLKRLDFIDKVDVLGTGA; translated from the coding sequence TTGAACAACAAGCAGAAAAAGTTAGATGAAAAATTTTATTTAGTTCGTGAGGATGTTCTTCCAGAGGCCATAAAGAAAACACTTGAAGCAAAGGAATTACTTGACCGTGGCAAGGCTAACTCGGTGGCAGATGCAGTTCAAATAGTTGATTTAAGTCGAAGTGCTTATTATAAATACCGGGACACTGTGTTTCCTTTTCATACCGTTGTTAAAGAAAGAATTATTACACTCTTTTTTCATTTAGAGGACCGTTCAGGAACTCTTTCACAGTTATTAGGTGTTGTTGCATCCGCAGGGTGTAATGTTTTAACGATTCATCAAACAATCCCATTAAGAGGAAAAGCAAATGTTACTCTTTCTTTAAATACAGCTGGTATGACCGAAGATATTACCGATCTCTTATCAAATCTAAAGCGTCTAGATTTTATAGATAAAGTTGATGTCCTTGGGACAGGGGCCTAA
- the obgE gene encoding GTPase ObgE, protein MFVDQVKIYVKGGDGGNGMVAFRREKYVPNGGPAGGDGGKGADVIFEVEEGLRTLMDFRYKRHFKAERGEHGMSKGMHGKNSSPMIVKVPPGTVVTVEGTGQVIADLTEHGQQAVIAKGGRGGRGNTRFATPANPAPEIAENGEPGQERDVVLELKVLADVGLVGFPSVGKSTLLSIVSAAKPKIAEYHFTTIVPNLGVVETEDNRSFVMADLPGLIEGAHQGVGLGHQFLRHIERTRVIVHVIDMSGMEGRDPYEDYLTINDELKEYNLRLMERPQIIVANKMDMPEAEENLKVFKEKLNADVKIFPISAITRQGLRDLLFEIADLVETTPEFPMEIEEEDTEHRVLYKHEKEEIDFKITRESDGTFVVSGDKIEKLFKMTNFQREESIRRFARQLRGMGVDATLRERGAKHGDTVKIEDYEFEFVE, encoded by the coding sequence ATGTTTGTCGATCAGGTCAAGATTTATGTAAAAGGCGGAGACGGCGGGAATGGAATGGTTGCATTTCGCCGAGAAAAATATGTACCCAATGGAGGACCAGCAGGTGGTGACGGAGGTAAAGGTGCAGATGTCATCTTCGAAGTAGAAGAGGGCCTTCGTACACTAATGGATTTCCGTTATAAACGTCATTTTAAAGCTGAACGTGGGGAACATGGGATGTCTAAAGGCATGCATGGTAAGAATTCTTCCCCAATGATTGTAAAGGTCCCACCTGGGACAGTTGTAACAGTCGAAGGAACAGGACAAGTTATTGCAGACTTAACAGAGCATGGTCAGCAAGCTGTTATTGCTAAAGGTGGTCGTGGTGGAAGAGGTAATACTCGTTTCGCTACTCCTGCAAATCCAGCACCAGAAATTGCTGAAAATGGAGAACCAGGTCAAGAGAGAGATGTTGTTCTTGAATTAAAGGTCTTAGCTGATGTTGGGCTAGTTGGCTTCCCCAGTGTCGGAAAATCAACTCTATTGTCCATTGTTTCTGCTGCAAAGCCAAAGATTGCTGAATACCACTTTACAACAATTGTTCCTAACTTAGGTGTTGTAGAAACAGAAGATAATCGTAGTTTTGTAATGGCTGACTTACCAGGACTGATTGAGGGGGCACACCAAGGAGTAGGATTAGGTCATCAGTTTCTTCGACATATCGAGAGAACCAGGGTTATAGTCCATGTAATTGATATGTCAGGTATGGAGGGACGAGATCCATATGAAGATTATCTGACTATTAATGATGAACTTAAAGAATATAATCTTCGTCTAATGGAAAGACCTCAAATTATTGTAGCAAATAAAATGGACATGCCAGAAGCAGAGGAAAACCTTAAAGTCTTCAAGGAAAAGTTAAATGCAGATGTTAAGATTTTCCCTATATCGGCAATTACAAGACAGGGGCTTCGTGATTTACTCTTTGAAATAGCAGATCTTGTAGAAACAACTCCTGAATTCCCGATGGAAATTGAGGAAGAGGATACGGAGCATAGAGTTCTTTATAAGCATGAAAAAGAAGAAATTGATTTTAAAATTACTCGTGAGAGTGATGGTACATTTGTTGTATCTGGAGATAAGATTGAAAAGCTATTCAAAATGACGAACTTCCAGCGTGAAGAGTCTATTCGAAGATTTGCACGTCAATTAAGAGGTATGGGTGTGGATGCTACCTTGCGTGAAAGAGGAGCAAAACATGGAGATACTGTTAAGATTGAGGATTATGAATTTGAATTTGTAGAGTAG
- a CDS encoding sporulation initiation phosphotransferase B produces the protein MKKEWNVVDVLSHSRHDWLNKIQLLKGNLSLNKIDRVKEIIEEIVHESQNESHLTNLKMQKFAELLMTYNWEQHHFRLEYEIVGDVKDCSKYDDSLHNWCIEFFSLLDHSIDCNTDNNLSISVETFNDELRFFFDFSGIITDGEVVRNWFTSKQSEESFFQVLDFQVQTDEMLVVLRVQDS, from the coding sequence ATGAAAAAAGAATGGAATGTTGTTGACGTTTTAAGCCATTCAAGACATGATTGGCTAAATAAAATTCAATTATTAAAGGGTAATCTATCTCTAAATAAAATAGACAGAGTCAAAGAAATAATCGAAGAGATTGTTCATGAATCTCAGAATGAATCACATTTAACTAACTTAAAAATGCAAAAGTTTGCCGAACTGTTGATGACATACAATTGGGAACAGCATCATTTTCGTCTTGAGTACGAAATAGTAGGCGATGTAAAAGACTGTTCTAAGTATGATGATTCATTACATAATTGGTGTATTGAGTTTTTTTCTTTGTTAGACCATTCGATCGATTGTAACACTGATAATAATCTAAGCATATCGGTAGAGACTTTTAATGACGAGCTCCGTTTCTTTTTTGACTTTAGTGGAATAATAACAGATGGAGAAGTAGTTAGAAATTGGTTTACTTCAAAACAATCCGAAGAAAGCTTCTTTCAAGTTTTAGATTTTCAAGTGCAAACAGATGAAATGCTTGTTGTGTTAAGAGTTCAAGATTCTTAA
- the rpmA gene encoding 50S ribosomal protein L27, whose translation MLRLDLQFFASKKGVGSTKNGRDSISKRLGAKRADGQFVTGGSILYRQRGTKIYPGANVGRGGDDTLFAKVDGVVKFERLGRDRKQVSVYPAAQEA comes from the coding sequence ATGTTAAGATTAGACCTTCAATTCTTCGCTTCTAAAAAGGGAGTAGGTAGTACTAAAAACGGTCGTGATTCAATCTCGAAACGTCTTGGTGCTAAACGTGCTGATGGTCAGTTCGTTACAGGTGGATCAATTCTTTACCGTCAACGCGGAACAAAAATTTATCCAGGTGCTAACGTAGGCCGTGGTGGTGACGATACTTTATTCGCTAAAGTTGATGGAGTTGTTAAATTTGAGCGTTTAGGTCGTGACCGTAAACAAGTAAGCGTATATCCAGCTGCACAAGAAGCGTAA
- a CDS encoding ribosomal-processing cysteine protease Prp, producing the protein MIKVTIDRLNNGHIESFTISGHANFAKHGSDIVCAGVSAVSIGAINAILALTKINPDIEQGGEGGFLRCVIPTDLEENTNERVQLLLEGMLISLQTIENDYGQYIKISKK; encoded by the coding sequence ATGATTAAAGTAACGATAGATCGCCTAAATAATGGGCATATTGAATCGTTTACAATCAGTGGACATGCTAACTTTGCAAAGCATGGTTCAGATATTGTTTGTGCTGGTGTATCAGCAGTTTCGATTGGTGCTATTAATGCTATATTAGCCTTAACTAAAATAAATCCTGATATTGAACAGGGTGGCGAGGGTGGCTTTCTCCGCTGTGTGATTCCAACCGATTTGGAAGAAAACACAAATGAGAGGGTACAACTCCTTTTAGAAGGAATGTTAATTTCCTTACAAACCATCGAAAATGATTACGGACAATACATTAAAATCTCAAAAAAGTAG
- the rplU gene encoding 50S ribosomal protein L21, whose protein sequence is MYAIIETGGKQIKVQEGQEIYIEKLDVEQGGTVTFDKVLFVGGDNVKVGTPTVEGATVTAKLEKHGRAKKITVFKYKAKKNYRRKQGHRQPYTKVVIEKINA, encoded by the coding sequence ATGTACGCAATTATTGAAACTGGTGGAAAACAAATCAAAGTTCAAGAAGGTCAAGAGATCTACATCGAGAAGCTTGACGTTGAACAAGGTGGAACAGTTACTTTTGACAAAGTTTTATTCGTAGGTGGAGACAACGTTAAAGTTGGAACTCCAACTGTTGAAGGAGCTACTGTTACTGCTAAACTTGAAAAACATGGTCGTGCTAAGAAGATCACTGTTTTCAAATACAAAGCTAAGAAAAACTACCGTCGTAAACAAGGTCACCGTCAACCTTACACTAAAGTTGTTATTGAAAAAATCAACGCGTAA